A stretch of DNA from Fusobacterium mortiferum ATCC 9817:
CATTATTTTTTTTATACTATTTTCAATTTTTTGTTTAAATTCTTCTTTAGTCATCTGTTTTCCTCTCTCTTTCTAAATTTTACTCTCCATTCAGCTTCTTCTATCTCTTCATCATTGAACTCATGATTTCCACAAAAATAATTAAATTTATTGTGTATGCTTCCATCAGAACAATAACATTCCCAAGGGTCATAAGTCAATTTAAACCTATTCATAAATTTACAATTATTACACTTTTTCCCAACTTGTTCTAACTCTTTATTTAATTCTTCTTCACATCTCTTTTTATCTGGAATGATTACTTTAAAATAATATACTACTGCTACACTAAAGGCTGCTATTCCTAAAGTTATTAATAATTTGTTCTCCATTTTCTACCTCTTTCTTTTTTCTATAAAAATTTTTATTTTTATAATTATAACTACCAAAATTATAAAAATAAATACTAAAATTGGAAATATTAAAAATTTTAATGGAATTTCATAATTAATAGGTACTATAATAAGCATTATTCCTCCCACTCTGCTATATCCTCAAGTTCAAATTCTTCACTTTCGTACCATGCCCCACACTTTGAGCAATACAAATTGTCAGCTATAGTTTCTCCTTCTAATTTTCTTAAACACTTTCCAATAGGATTACCTTTTTTATCTATATTGTAATCGCTGCTCATAACTCTAGTTAATGATATTCTTATTTTTCCACCACATTTTTTACACTCCCAAGCTCCCATTTTATCCTCTCCAATCTGCTATAAGTTGTATTAAATAGTTTTCTTCTCCACAATCTTGACATCTATAAATTTCTTCGGCTTCTCTTTCCTCTTCTATGATAAATCCATTTTCATCTAAGCTATCTTTATAATGCCTTTCAAACTTAACTTTTCCACCACATTCTTTACAGGCCCACATATTTTATCTGCCTCCTATATAAACCACTTAAATAATTTTACTTTAATGATAAAGTTTAATAAGTCAATACCATATGATATTGCAAATATAAAAGTAAGTAATATTATTAATAAAATTATTGGATCTTTTTGATTATTTTTCACTATTCCACCTCTATTATTGTATTTTCATCACAGCAATATCTTAGATTAGTAGAGCCCAAGCTTTTTATAAATTCCCTCACTGCATCTTTAACCTTTTTAAATTCCTCTCCATCATAGTCTATAAAATCATTCATATCCTCATATCCTTCATCCTCAGCTTGAGTTTCAAAAGTACTTTGTATATCTCTTTCTATAAAGGTTTCATCAAATACCTCTTCTGGAATAGTCCCATAAATTGTATATCCCATTTCTTTGTATTCTTTTATATCTTCAACCATATCAGATGGTATATATTTAACATCTTTAAATCTACTTACAGCACAAACAAAATAACTTATATTTTCATAATCTTTTAATTTAATTTTTCTCATTTTCCACCTCAAACTTTAAAAATTTTCTTTTAGGTTGTTTACCTCTATTATATTTGTTAAGAAATATATTTATATACCATGTAGCTAGTGTTTCCAGGTCTTTATTTTTTTTACTAAATCTTTTTTCTTTTTCTCCAACTATTCTAAAATTACCTAGAATATAGGTATATTTATCTACTATTTCATCAACATCTATGATGTCATCTTTTATTATCTTGCTATCTACTTCTTGGGATATTATCTTTAGTTTTATAAAAATCCCTCCTTCCAAAATTTTTATTTTTTATTCAATATCTTTAATAATTTCTCATCAGCTGAAGTATATGTATGAGCATATATTCCTAAAGTTGTTTCTATATTCTCATGTCCTAATCTTTTAGCAATAGTTAGAATATCTACTCCATTATTAAATAGATAAGAAGCATGACTATGTCTTAAATCATGGATTCTTATTTTTTTTAATCCAGCTTTTTCACTATATATTCTTAAATCATTTTCAAATAGATGCTTAGTATATGGGAATAATCTCATAGTTTTGCTTGGTTTATATAACATTTTCAAATATCTTTCTAATAGTTCTACTACACTATCTGGAATAGTTACTACTCTTTTTGATTTTGTAGTTTTAGGAGCTGTTATTACATCTTCTCCCTCTAATCTTTGATAACTTTTAGATATAGAGATAGTTTTATTTCTTAAATCTATATCTTTAAGAGTTAAAGCTAGTAGTTCTCCTATTCTAATACCAGTCCAGAATAAAATATTAAAACCAACATAGTTAGGCATCTTATTTTTTATAAATTGACTAAATTTTTCAAACTCTTCAGGTGTCCATATTATCATTTCTTCGGCTTTTTTCTTTCCCATGCTCCCTGCTTTATGACATGGATTTTCTTTCATATTGTGATATTTTACAGCATAATTAAATATAGCTGTTAGTTGGTTATTTATTGTTTTTAAATATGTAGGAGAGTATGGGGTATTTTTAATAGATACCCCACTTATTAAAGTATTTTGCCATTGCCTTACTTTTACTGGTGTAATGCTATCTAGCTTTAGTTTAGAAAAGAATGGTAAAATTTTATCTTCAATAATTTTTTTCTTAGTCATCATAGTATGTTTTCTTAATCTATGTGTCATATCTTCCATATATAATTCATACAAGCTCTGGAAAGTCATTCTATTATTGAAAGTAGCTTTCATTATAAATTCTCTCTCATAATCTAAAGCTTCTCTTTTAGTTGCAAATCCTCTTTTGGTAGTTTGAATATTAGTTCCAGTATAATCTCTATAATAAAATACAGCTCTCCAAGTTTTACCATCTTTAAATGCTGGCATAATTATCCCCCTTATGCTAGATTATACTTTTCAAAGAAGTATTTTTTATTAACTCTTCCTCTTAATGTTTCAAATCCTTTTTCTTTTAATTGTTTATTCAATTTTCTTATAACAGCATAAGCTGTATTTTCTTTTACTTGAAGTATTTCTTGAACATCCTCTACTCTTAAAAAATCTTTATCTTTCATTGTTAAACCTCCAATATATTTCTTCAAATTTTTTCTCATCTACTTTTCCAGGAATAATATTTTTTCCATTTTCTCTTAATTCTTCATTAGCTATTTTCATATATCTGTATGCTAAAGTCATATTGATTTTATATTTAGTTATTACTTGATGAATCCCAAGTAATTTATTATTGTTAGTAGTACTTTCTTTAGAGAAAAAAATTTCTTTATTTACTATAAAATCATTAAAGTTATACCCCAAATTTTCTTTTTTTAGATATGTACAAAAGAATTTCTTATATTCATCAAGAGTTACATTTAAATTTTTTAAAATATTTTTTAAATTTTCTGGATAAATATTAAGCTGTCCATTTTCATATTTTCTTAAAGTTGTAGATTTTTTATTGATTCTTTTACTTAATTCTATTTGTGGTATTTTTAATTTTTGTCTTAATTTTCTTAATACTTGCCCAATTATAATATTTTTGTTATCTTCAGTCTTGGGAAAGAACTTTTCTAACTCTTGGATGAAAGAAGTTTGACTAGATTTATTAACTAAGACTTCCATACTTTTATTAAATAAGATATATTGTGGTCTACCACTTCTTTTTATTCCAAGGAGATAATCATGGTTTTCTATTTGATAAAAACTCATCTTTATTATAGAACTACTTGATGAATTGTCCTTTTTTATTCCAAGTTTCTCCATTTTTTCTTTAAATGATAGTTTTATATTTAATTGGTTAAAATAGTATATTATTTTATCCATTAGTATCATCCCCTAAAAATTGTTTTTTATAAAATTCGCAAGTTCCGAATTTTGAAATTTCTTTATTATACATCTCACTTTTTTTATTACAGCAAATTAGAACTTCATCATTCCCAATGCTATTACAAAATTTACAAGTGTAACAACTATCTATCTCTTTATACATCTTCCACCTCTATTAGCTCAAACATAGTATCTATTGCTTTTGTAAAAATACCTTTATGAATAGTTATTTCTATAAATACTTTCATTAAACCACCTTCACTTTATAAGCTTTTTTAACTCCTACAGGTCTATAATCAGCTTTTGCCTGTTCTAATGTAATTTCAACCCAATGTTTATCTATTCTTTTTAAGATAATAGGAGAAAGATTTTTTTGTAAATGTTCATTATAAATAATAACAGCATCTTGAGGATAGGTTAAACTAGCTTTTTCTGCTTTTTCAAATATCTCCCCTCTGGAATTTATTTCAATTCCAGAGGTACTTTTAACAATATAATTAAAACCCATTTGTTTTCTCCTT
This window harbors:
- a CDS encoding helix-turn-helix domain-containing protein, translating into MDKIIYYFNQLNIKLSFKEKMEKLGIKKDNSSSSSIIKMSFYQIENHDYLLGIKRSGRPQYILFNKSMEVLVNKSSQTSFIQELEKFFPKTEDNKNIIIGQVLRKLRQKLKIPQIELSKRINKKSTTLRKYENGQLNIYPENLKNILKNLNVTLDEYKKFFCTYLKKENLGYNFNDFIVNKEIFFSKESTTNNNKLLGIHQVITKYKINMTLAYRYMKIANEELRENGKNIIPGKVDEKKFEEIYWRFNNER
- a CDS encoding site-specific integrase; the encoded protein is MPAFKDGKTWRAVFYYRDYTGTNIQTTKRGFATKREALDYEREFIMKATFNNRMTFQSLYELYMEDMTHRLRKHTMMTKKKIIEDKILPFFSKLKLDSITPVKVRQWQNTLISGVSIKNTPYSPTYLKTINNQLTAIFNYAVKYHNMKENPCHKAGSMGKKKAEEMIIWTPEEFEKFSQFIKNKMPNYVGFNILFWTGIRIGELLALTLKDIDLRNKTISISKSYQRLEGEDVITAPKTTKSKRVVTIPDSVVELLERYLKMLYKPSKTMRLFPYTKHLFENDLRIYSEKAGLKKIRIHDLRHSHASYLFNNGVDILTIAKRLGHENIETTLGIYAHTYTSADEKLLKILNKK